catatcacttgacttgaggtggctttaagtttattagtttattataatgtttcgtctcacttcatgcttgtatgaacactttataatcactttaaataaactcagagatttccttttattagacttatttagttctttaaagggggttgcctttatacagttatgaaaccatatcttattaaaacaaatgatataaaaaaacaattcatttacattaggtttatatcctgaaacaattgtttataggacactaaaccccaacaatctGCTCCTAAATCGGACTATTGACGTGCCTTGGCAGATTCGCAAAAGCTGGCTGAAATGCTTGTACCAATACTCCATGATGAAAATTGCGGTTTCCCACATCTTCCGGAAGGGCAATGGTGGCACTCCGCTCCAGCTTTATGTCATGACTTCATTTTAGAAGACATTTGTAATCATGCGCTGTTTCATTTTTCATGATTTATTTTCTTCCTTGTTTCGCTTGTAAGACATTTTCttattattcaattttattttgggtTTGTGGGATAGAGCCGGGGGTGCCAACTTGGCTGGGATATCCGTGCTCTCCTCACTCGTCCCgacttttattaaaaaaaaaaaaacctagcaGGGGGAAGACAAAAGTCAAAATTGTAAATTCTCTTCAGTTACTAAAATAACATTCAAATTAATTAGGAGGACGATGACAGAGTCCACAGATGAGTTGATCTTTTTTCTTCTAACGTTTCACATTGCCTGCTTTTTAGTTCCATTTCAAACTAAGCTTTCATTTCAGTCAATTGAATAATTCAAACAATCCCAATTTCTAGGATTGAATAATATTATACATTTTTTTCAATTAGTATTATAATTAGATTTGTTAAGTACAGAATCCATATTAATATATCAAGAAGATTCTaaataaatgaactaaaaaagAGATTATTTATTATTGCTTTTTTTTAGGTCTAATTTATGATTGCTTGTTTAATGCAAAGTCAGGATACAATACCTAACAATTTGTTCCGTGTAAACTCATTCTGGCGTATGATTTGGGAATTACAAGCCTCCTTTCAAAACAAACATTCTACAATTTCAAATCTTATGCTAAAAAGGAAACAGTCATATGGCTATACACATGGACGGATCTACAAGGGGACACGAACATCCATTGATCGCCCGAAAACTATATTGAACCTGTGTATTGAGTTGAGTTATAATTTTTTAGGATAAAGACAACCATAAACATTGAACCACTGTCTGTCGGTgaatcctggatccgccactaGCTATACGCATTCATTAATGGAGGATGGATGGATGGTATACTAATTAATAGTTTCCTACATTCTCATCATAAAttactcttttcttttattcaagaataaacaACAACTAACCTTGTGGTACCAAGTAAAATGGAAATTTGATGTCTAATTACACAACTAATAAGGATCCAGTTTTTTTTTCTGCTTCTACCGTGGAGATTTTGAAGAAAGACATTTTCCACATGAGACCAGCTTCAGCAACGAATGAGTCCTTCTTCGAGTCCGAACTTTCAAACGTGAAAGCTGCACAAAAAATGAATTATGAACAACTCCGTTTATTTCAATACAATTATTAAAACCACACCACATCCTTCTGTTGCTGTGTTGTTCTAGCACATCACTGATTCTCAAACAAAATGATTTCTTACCTTTCGACGGGTCACTCTAGATGCTTTCCAGCATAGCAAACTTCGTGATCTCGGTTCCAGTCTCCTGTTAAATTAGAGAAGATAAATGTCAATAAAATTAATGCAAACTGTAGAACCTATTTTGCAATATTATTCATTAAAAAAGGGTTTCAGTTGCACTATTTAGTTAGCAACTCGAAGCAAGAGTAAGAAGTGACAAGGCAATCGGGGGAAGAACATAGAGTATACGTACAAGTTCTCTTGTTCAAGCTTTTCAGCTATAGAAACTGCTTTTCGTTTGGACCATGCGCTTTGTTGAACGCATCCTTCAGCTTGCTGAATTACATGTGCAAGGGAAACCTTGCTTCTCACAAGGCTCTTGCTCTGACTCAGCTCACTGACTTTTCTTCTTTCAGACAACGCCACGTTGCTAGGTTTCTTATGTGAAACTGCTAATTCTCCCAAACTTGCACGCTGCACGCCTCTTTTGCTAGATTCTGAATTCTTGTCAACATGTTCATTAACTTTGGGTTCCCTAGGAGAATCTGGAAGTTCAACAATCTCACTCCTCCCTACATCAAGAGATTCTCCTGCCCTTGGCATTCTACTTCCGATCACGGACTCCGGCTCTGCAGCCATCTGAGATGAAACATTCTTTGAAGCTGGTAGTATAAGTGGTGCATTCTTTGATTCATATCTAATTTCAATCGTCACTGGTGACCCGAGAACAGACTCGAATGCTTGTAAAATATGAGCCTTAAACTTCTCTGCCTTCGATTTAGTGAGATGTGAACTGAACAATAACTCTACAGTTGGAGCTGCAAACAgaacaattaaattaaaacagtCAACATAACAATGTTATTGCTGTGACATCTTACGCAAGTACCGACATTCGAAAATTTCTCATAATACGAGAGAAAATGAAACAATAAGAGCACAGATTGCCTAACTACAGGATCCAACACAGGCACAATTTTTAAGATTTGGTTTTTCTTAACTTCCAGGAATCACATCATcatgaaaaaaaaggaaagtgTAACTCAGACAGCAGCACATGTCATAAACACACGAGAAAAATGCACTTTATTGAATATGGTGATTCCAGAAGTTAAAGAATCGCTTTACAAAAAATTCATGAACAGAAGCATGAGTGTTCTAAATATTCCCTAACAAGAAGTATATCCTCCAGCAATTTGTGAAACCAATGTAAAAACAGTATAGATGAACAACATATAGAAAAGCACATCCACACCCCTAAAGGGATCTTCGACGGTATTTTCTGTTTGATGCTTAGTCTCAAAAAAGAATATGTAATTTTTAACAAATTTCTGTCCATTGACCCTCCGAGTATTTGGTTCTGGTTCTGGCTCGGGCACTGACACTGGTAGTGGTGTTAGGACTAGAGTACTAAAGAGTGATGCTCTATAAGTAATTTTGCATGTGATAGGCATTATAACAGTGAAATGTAATTGCTTACATTCACGGAACATCACTAATCATGCCCAACAAAAAACACAGCGAAAACCGCATCAAGCATATGACATTTTCAAACATAGATACAGAAAAATGAATATAGATTTGACAACCTTAAGGATTTCAGATATAATTCAGATTCTACAAGCTATAATGGTATCTAAACAATTGCAAGTTCTCCATATTGCAAAAACATTCATGCATAAAAAGCAATACTGACCCATGTATgatgaaattacaaaaacatatatatatatcagtattACCTGCACCAAAACTGATATAGATGAGATTTCCTTCTTGATACAGGAACTCCCTTACACTGTTGAATTGAATTTTCCCGAGCACCTCCAACCAAATTTCTTCATATCCTTTACGGCTTTTACCTGAAACCTGCCTGCAATTTCCCCCAACTGTATCAGACCAGAGTGCAGATGCCCACTGATGAGCCATCCCAGCCCCTCCATTTTGCTTCTTATCCGGACGAATATAATTTGATGTATCATTGATATGGAAATCACCAGAAGTTCCAGGGAGATTTTCAAATGCAATTTGCGCTGACAAGCCTCTAGTATGATGGGCAATTTCAGCACGTTCAGTGCCTTTCCTGGATACACCTCTTCCATTTGGGTTATTCGGGGGCAGAGGGCTATGGTTAAAACTAGTTTCTGTAGAAGAGCTAGGCAGCATATATTGCTGATCGGGAGCAAGTTGAAGCAATGCAGCTGTTAGCCATGTTAATTTGTCATTTGACATCCTAAGTTGCTTTTCAGCCTCCGACAACGTTTTAAGTGCTTGACGCAGTTTCTCCATATGTTCTTTGGACACTGGAAcaaattattttgttattgaagttttatataaaaaaataagataCTGAAATACACAGATTCAACTTTATATCAGTCAATACACCTAATATACCAATAACAATTAACTAAGCCGAATTTAAGATGCACATAGATTACTCAACCGGTTCTCACCGACAtaagaacaacaacaaacttTCAAACTCACATGGTTGTCTTCTAAAGAACTTCCTTCTATTCCTGTCTTTTGTGAAATCATAACTACCAGCCAATATATCAGTGATCACTGTAGCAAGTTGCGACATTAAAGCTAATGGCTCAACGCCAGTTTCCATTATCACTCTCAAATTCTTCACAGTGTTTACCGTGTCTGCAGATAATGCTAAATCAAGAAGATCTACCAACTTTTCATCAGAGATAAGCCCAACCTGTATCGTACATGCACGGTAGGAATTATTAGGCAGCATAGTAAaaatgccaaaaaaaaaaaaagtaacacaAATGAACTGAAATTCTGGTTGAAAAATGAGAAATTCTTACCAATTCCTGAACTAAAGGAACGAATATCTTTAGGCCTAACAAACTCAATTGTTCTAGTGTCATCTCTGCATCCCTCAACGAACCATCTGATCGGGATGCAATAAGCTTAAGAGCATCCTTCTCAATATCTATAAATTCTTTGGACGCAATCCACTGTAAAGTGTAGATAATATCTGCATCTTTCAGCTTTGGAAAAAAGAATTTCTGACACCTGGATATAATTATATGAGGCAAAACATCAAGACTTGAGCTGACTAGGACAAAAACTACACGTCTGGGTGCTCGATCAATGACCTTTGTTATGGCACTCCAGCAATCAGGGGAAAGAGTATCAcagtcatcaaaaataaaaactctGTACTGTGAAGGGAGGTGGGAAATAATCATATTGTCAAGCAGATCCATAATGCtctcaaaatcaaaattactGACGGGACCAATTTCCCTTACATTTCGACTCTTGCCCATATCATGTGCAACACAAGAATTACAATAGCCACAAGGTTTGGGATGTTCAGTAGACTGACAATTCAAAGCCCTGGCAAATATGCGAGCACACGAGGTTTTTCCAGTACCATGAGGCCCATAAAACACATATAGCAACCCAATCTTTCTTCTCATGACCGCATTGGAAAGAGCTTGTGCTACCAGATTTTGGCCAACCAGATCTCTGAAAGTTTTAGGCATGTATTTTTGAGTCAAATTTTGATGCCTGCGAGTGTGATGACGCCGAAGGTTCCGTTGCCCACCAGACCTAGCTTCGGAGGCAAGGTCAGAATCGACATCGTTCTTCAGTAAATGATCAGCATATATACCAAGCTCACCGGAATAGTCATGCACCCAACCAGCATTGTCCGCGCTTTCTAGGGATCCAGAAGCATCAACTAATAGAGGCAGAGCCTCAGCATCAGATTTGGTAGATGAACCAGAATAATTAGAAGCCACAGGCATATTCCGACCATCTCTCTCTTGGGAACCTATGCCACCTCTCCTTAGCCTTGATTCTGACAGACCGCAAGACAAACTCCTACCGGCCATGTCGAGAAATGTTTTACCTCGGTTATGAATCCTTGACCAATTCCAGGGAATCCCACATCCATTTTTAGGGATTCTTGTGACATTATGATCCcctaattcttcttcttcctcctccaggTGATACCTTGGTCTGGCTGATCCTTGAGCCAGTGAATTAGAAGCCACAGACATTTCAT
The sequence above is drawn from the Euphorbia lathyris chromosome 6, ddEupLath1.1, whole genome shotgun sequence genome and encodes:
- the LOC136232459 gene encoding protein STICHEL-like 3, with protein sequence MTKAVRNRILKDANGHISDHLRNHIHLTNCIHLKNHMHKQSPMLTDRSLMRDLIVLQRSRSLRDPSASPPSWHSPSVVDLLPKKGDVDSTVVEGRRSVEGRRSVGSDRRREGRRLSGGSPSFSLAPSKVVPGELGGGNDGVAAILSDHSSKSGSWDNRRSKREESSRKSNRAELLGSNEELVQDHDVNGLVNDVVSRNSESKSRKSKQKGKHSQDFHIKTLSEQLNEVILDSDVASSNIHRHGRLSQQEHIGEEPETSVRGYTGPRRVKRRKFRGARRTRATPSSRDVGAQNEMSVASNSLAQGSARPRYHLEEEEEELGDHNVTRIPKNGCGIPWNWSRIHNRGKTFLDMAGRSLSCGLSESRLRRGGIGSQERDGRNMPVASNYSGSSTKSDAEALPLLVDASGSLESADNAGWVHDYSGELGIYADHLLKNDVDSDLASEARSGGQRNLRRHHTRRHQNLTQKYMPKTFRDLVGQNLVAQALSNAVMRRKIGLLYVFYGPHGTGKTSCARIFARALNCQSTEHPKPCGYCNSCVAHDMGKSRNVREIGPVSNFDFESIMDLLDNMIISHLPSQYRVFIFDDCDTLSPDCWSAITKVIDRAPRRVVFVLVSSSLDVLPHIIISRCQKFFFPKLKDADIIYTLQWIASKEFIDIEKDALKLIASRSDGSLRDAEMTLEQLSLLGLKIFVPLVQELVGLISDEKLVDLLDLALSADTVNTVKNLRVIMETGVEPLALMSQLATVITDILAGSYDFTKDRNRRKFFRRQPLSKEHMEKLRQALKTLSEAEKQLRMSNDKLTWLTAALLQLAPDQQYMLPSSSTETSFNHSPLPPNNPNGRGVSRKGTERAEIAHHTRGLSAQIAFENLPGTSGDFHINDTSNYIRPDKKQNGGAGMAHQWASALWSDTVGGNCRQVSGKSRKGYEEIWLEVLGKIQFNSVREFLYQEGNLIYISFGAAPTVELLFSSHLTKSKAEKFKAHILQAFESVLGSPVTIEIRYESKNAPLILPASKNVSSQMAAEPESVIGSRMPRAGESLDVGRSEIVELPDSPREPKVNEHVDKNSESSKRGVQRASLGELAVSHKKPSNVALSERRKVSELSQSKSLVRSKVSLAHVIQQAEGCVQQSAWSKRKAVSIAEKLEQENLRLEPRSRSLLCWKASRVTRRKLSRLKVRTRRRTHSLLKLVSCGKCLSSKSPR